One Oryza brachyantha chromosome 3, ObraRS2, whole genome shotgun sequence DNA segment encodes these proteins:
- the LOC102718998 gene encoding probable leucine-rich repeat receptor-like protein kinase At1g35710, giving the protein MAAARFFFFFLPVSLLLLLVLLAGAACGKTVKRDVKALNEIKSSLGWRVVYSWVGDDPCGHGDLPPWSGVTCSQQGDYRVVTELEVYAVSIVGPFPTAVTNLLDLKRLDLHNNKLTGPIPPQIGRLKHLRILNLRWNKLQDVLPPEIGELKKLTHLYLSFNNFKGEIPVELANLPELRYLYLHENRFTGRIPPELGTLKNLRHLDVGNNHLIGTLRDFIGNANGFPSLRNLYLNNNDLTGVVPDQIANLTNLEILHLSNNRLIGSISPKLVHIPRLTYLYLDNNNFIGRIPEGLYKHPFLKELYIEGNQFRPGSRSKGTHKVLELPDADILV; this is encoded by the exons atggccgccgcgcgcttcttcttcttcttcttgcccGTGagcctgctcctcctcctcgtcctcctggCCGGCGCCGCGTGTGGCAAGACGGTCAAGAGGGACG TGAAAGCACTGAATGAGATCAAGTCTTCATTAGGATGGAGAGTTGTCTACTCATGGGTTGGTGATGATCCTTGTGGTCATGGTGATCTGCCCCCCTGGTCTGGTGTGACCTGTTCTCAGCAGGGAGATTACAGAGTTGTCACAGAACT TGAAGTCTACGCTGTATCAATAGTTGGTCCTTTCCCTACAGCAGTTACAAACCTTTTGGATTTAAAAAGATT GGATCTCCACAATAACAAGTTGACAGGGCCCATTCCCCCACAGATTGGACGGTTGAAACACCTCAGAATATT GAACCTGAGGTGGAACAAGCTTCAGGATGTGCTTCCACCTGAAATTGGTGAACTGAAGAAACTGACACACTT GTATTTGAGCTTCAATAACTTCAAAGGTGAAATTCCTGTGGAACTTGCAAACCTACCAGAACTGCGCTATCTTTATCTTCATGAGAACCGCTTTACTGGACGGATCCCTCCTGAACTTGGAACTCTTAAGAACCTTCGTCACCT GGATGTTGGTAATAACCACTTGATAGGCACCCTCAGGGATTTCATTGGCAATGCGAATGGTTTCCCTTCCCTGAGAAATCT ATATCTTAACAATAATGATTTGACTGGTGTTGTGCCAGATCAAATTGCAAATTTGACAAACCTCGAGATACT ACACTTGTCTAATAATAGGCTGATTGGATCAATATCACCCAAGCTAGTTCATATTCCAAGATTGACCTATTT ATACTTGGACAATAACAACTTCATCGGGAGGATTCCTGAAGGATTATACAAACATCCATTTTTGAAAGAGCT GTACATTGAAGGAAATCAATTTAGACCAGGAAGCAGATCGAAAGGAACGCACAAGGTGCTTGAATTACCTGATGCTGACATCTTGGTTTAG
- the LOC121053918 gene encoding scopoletin glucosyltransferase-like: MYTRASHGQGAHSPWAPPPSPGKPSVAAMQSSEVEENAAPPRMYFIPFPTPGHALPMSDLARLFASRGADATLVLTRANAARLGGPVARAAAAGLRIRVHALALPAEAAGLTGGHESADDLPSRELAGPFTVAVDLLAPLFADLLRRHPADAVVFDGVLPWAATAAPELRIPRYAFTGTGCFALSVQRALLLHAPQDGVASATEPFLVPGLPDAVRLTKSRLAEATLPGAHSREFLNRLFDGERATAGWVVNSFADLEQRYIEHYEKDTGKPVFAVGPVCLVNGDGDDVLERGRGGEACAATDAARVLTWLDTKPARSVVYVCFGSLTRFPREQVAELGMGLAGSGVNFVWVVGDKNASASLLPGIEAAVPAGRGLVITGWAPQVAVLRHAAVGAFVTHCGWGAVTEAAAAGVPVLAWPVFAEQFYNEALVVGLAGTGAGVGAERGYVWGGEESGGVVVSGEKVAERVRATLADKGLRQRAEEVGERARRAVETGGSSYGAVGALMDDVLRRRRRREIAAAEEPGDVVKA, translated from the coding sequence ATGTATACCCGCGCGTCTCATGGCCAGGGAGCTCACTCACCGTGGGCACCACCACCCTCGCCCGGCAAACCGAGCGTCGCTGCCATGCAGTCgtcggaggtggaggagaatGCGGCCCCGCCGCGCATGTACTTCATCCCATTCCCGACGCCGGGCCACGCGCTGCCGATGTCCGACCTCGCGCGCCTCTTCGCGTCCCGCGGCGCCGACGCGACGCTCGTCCTCACGCGCGCCAACGCCGCCAGGCTCGGCGGGCCGGTGGCCCGCGCAGCCGCCGCGGGCCTCCGGATACGCGTCCACGCGCTCGCCTTgccggccgaggccgccgggCTCACGGGCGGGCACGAGAGCGCGGACGACCTCCCCAGCCGCGAGCTCGCGGGGCccttcaccgtcgccgtcgacctccTCGCGCCGCTCTTCGCCGATCTACTgcgtcgccaccccgccgacgccgtggTGTTCGATGGCGTCCTCCCGTGGGCGGCCACCGCGGCGCCCGAGCTCCGCATCCCGCGGTACGCGTTCACGGGGACGGGGTGCTTCGCGCTCTCGGTGCAGCGAGCCCTGCTGCTCCACGCCCCGCAGGACGGCGTCGCGTCGGCCACCGAGCCGTTCCTTGTGCCGGGCCTCCCCGACGCGGTGCGGCTCACCAAGTCGAGGCTCGCCGAGGCGACCCTCCCCGGCGCGCACTCGCGGGAGTTCTTGAACCGTCTGTtcgacggcgagcgcgccACGGCGGGGTGGGTGGTCAACTCCTTCGCCGACCTAGAGCAGAGGTACATCGAACACTACGAGAAGGATACGGGGAAGCCGGTGTTCGCCGTCGGACCGGTCTGCCTCgtcaacggcgacggcgacgacgtcctGGAGCGCGGACGCGGCGGGGAAGCGTGCGCGGCCACGGACGCCGCGCGCGTGCTGACATGGCTCGACACGAAGCCCGCGCGGTCGGTGGTGTACGTCTGCTTCGGCAGCCTCACCCGGTTCCCGCGCGAGCAGGTGGCGGAGCTCGGCATGGGGCTCGCCGGCTCCGGCGTGAACTTCGTGTGGGTCGTCGGGGACAAGAacgcgtcggcgtcgctgcTCCCGGGCATCGAAGCCGccgtgccggccggccgcgggCTCGTGATCACGGGGTGGGCGCCTCAGGTGGCGGTGCTGAGGCACGCGGCGGTGGGCGCCTTCGTGACGCACTGCGGGTGGGGCGCGGtgaccgaggcggcggcggccggggtgCCGGTGCTGGCCTGGCCGGTGTTCGCGGAGCAGTTCTACAACGAGGCGCTGGTGGTGGGCCTCGCGGGCAcgggcgccggcgtcggcgcggaGAGAGGGTACGTGTGGGGCGGCGAGGAGTCCGGCGGGGTGGTGGTGAGCGGGGAGAAGGTGGCGGAGAGGGTGCGCGCCACCCTGGCCGACAAGGGGCTCCGGCAGAGGGCGGAGGAGgtcggcgagcgcgcgcggcgcgcggtggAGACGGGCGGATCGTCGTacggcgccgtcggcgcgcTGATGGACGATGtgctgcgccggcgccggcgtcgggaGATAGCGGCAGCAGAAGAACCAGGGGACGTAGTGAAAGCATGA